The following are from one region of the Mangifera indica cultivar Alphonso chromosome 14, CATAS_Mindica_2.1, whole genome shotgun sequence genome:
- the LOC123196290 gene encoding protein ASPARTIC PROTEASE IN GUARD CELL 1-like: MASRKVLLLFAFTLLLSSSAVVSRTVSSEFTTSVLNVSFVLQQALDILSIEPLEQEFVSLSAINSSSSSSFSLPLLSRDTIFKTQMKDYVALLNSRLARDSARVNSLRSKLSLALNQILPEDLSTPVVSGLSQGSGEYFSRIGVGTPPKQYYMTIDTGSDVNWIQCQPCSFSRCYQQSDPIYNPKLSSSYRSLGCNTQQCAALDRAGCSGTTCQYQVSYGDGSYTVGDFVTETLSFGNSGTVPNVAIGCGHNNQGLFAGAAGLIGLGGGKISLTRQVKAKSFSYCLVDRDSADSGSLEFNSAFPSDSVLAPLLKNPKLDTFYYVGLIGFSVGGKPVQIPPSVFALGSSGNGGVIVDCGTAISRLPTQAYVALRDSFRKYAGNLKSTSGFALFDTCYDFSGLSTVSVPTVSFLFSGGKSLNLPAKNYLVPVDSMGTFCFAFAPTRSSLSIIGNVQQQRTRVSYDLVNNRVGFAPSKC, translated from the coding sequence ATGGCTTCAAGAAAAGTCTTACTTCTCTTCGCTTttactcttcttctttcttcctccGCTGTTGTCTCTCGTACAGTCTCATCAGAATTCACAACATCCGTCCTCAACGTCTCCTTTGTTCTTCAACAAGCACTCGACATCCTCTCCATTGAACCACTAGAACAAGAATTTGTTTCCCTCTCCGCAatcaattcttcttcttcttcttcgttttCACTGCCGCTTCTCTCACGTGACACCATCTTCAAAACCCAGATGAAAGACTACGTGGCACTACTAAACTCTCGACTAGCTCGCGACTCAGCTCGAGTCAACTCTCTGAGAAGTAAGCTTAGCCTCGCTCTCAATCAGATCCTCCCCGAGGATTTGTCCACTCCCGTCGTGTCCGGGCTTAGCCAAGGCAGCGGCGAGTACTTCTCTCGGATCGGTGTCGGGACTCCGCCCAAACAGTACTACATGACCATCGACACTGGCAGTGACGTTAACTGGATTCAGTGTCAACCTTGTTCATTTTCTAGATGTTACCAGCAGTCCGACCCGATTTATAACCCGAAATTGTCGTCGTCTTACCGTTCTCTCGGTTGTAACACCCAACAGTGTGCAGCTCTCGACAGGGCCGGGTGTAGCGGAACCACGTGCCAATATCAAGTGTCGTACGGTGACGGCTCTTACACTGTCGGCGATTTTGTGACCGAAACGCTGTCGTTTGGAAACAGCGGGACCGTACCAAATGTGGCTATCGGTTGTGGCCATAACAATCAGGGGTTATTCGCCGGAGCCGCTGGTTTAATTGGACTCGGTGGTGGCAAGATCTCACTCACTAGACAGGTTAAAGCGAAGTCGTTTTCTTACTGTTTGGTTGATCGTGACTCGGCCGATTCAGGTAGTCTAGAGTTCAACTCGGCCTTTCCCTCTGACTCAGTCCTAGCTCCGTTACTCAAAAACCCAAAACTTGATACATTTTATTACGTCGGGCTCATCGGTTTCAGCGTCGGAGGTAAGCCGGTTCAAATACCACCGTCGGTTTTCGCATTGGGCAGCTCAGGCAACGGTGGAGTGATTGTCGACTGTGGGACCGCCATATCTCGGTTACCGACTCAGGCTTATGTTGCACTCCGTGACTCGTTCCGTAAATACGCGGGCAACTTAAAATCCACTAGTGGCTTTGCTTTGTTCGACACGTGTTACGATTTTTCTGGTTTATCTACCGTCAGTGTCCCAACGGTGTCGTTTCTCTTCTCCGGTGGAAAATCTTTGAATTTACCGGCCAAAAATTACCTTGTTCCAGTGGATTCGATGGGGACCTTCTGTTTCGCATTTGCCCCAACGAGGTCGTCTCTGTCCATTATAGGCAACGTACAGCAGCAGCGGACACGTGTCAGCTACGACTTGGTCAATAATCGTGTTGGATTCGCTCCTAGCAAATGTTAA